Proteins co-encoded in one Haloarcula pelagica genomic window:
- a CDS encoding 4Fe-4S dicluster domain-containing protein: MPDVYNPQLGREQPYPYEHRAEDRDYHWGMVINTNRCINCNTCSFACKSTWTSGEGEEYMWWMNVETEPYGGYPMGWDMKLLSELEEGQTIFEAADSGEQATGYIAAKQEWEYPALGDDQVHGEYPTGETVESDLENDEYHDIWQFYLPRLCNHCKNPACLAGCPRQAIYKREEDGIVLLDQERCRGYRRCVKACPYHKPMYNPETGITEKPVGCYPRIEEGNVPRCVSSCIGKTRLHGNINRGPDAGHAGGKKSAADGRSPINHLVHSDEKVALPLYPQFGTQPQVFYMPPYHVPPEFLTQMFTPNTEQKHNDWPGSTYEESVRIVQERARDPSHHTLGILQLFGATTRLIETYTVKENKVKGWDQDGEKVVDVPIYEDIEVREGEQWTNQP, encoded by the coding sequence ATGCCCGACGTGTACAACCCCCAACTGGGCCGCGAACAACCGTATCCCTACGAACACCGGGCCGAGGACCGGGACTACCACTGGGGCATGGTCATCAACACGAACCGGTGTATCAACTGCAACACCTGCTCCTTTGCCTGTAAATCCACCTGGACCTCCGGTGAGGGCGAGGAGTACATGTGGTGGATGAACGTCGAGACCGAGCCCTACGGCGGCTACCCGATGGGCTGGGACATGAAACTGCTCTCTGAACTGGAGGAGGGCCAGACCATCTTCGAGGCCGCCGACAGCGGCGAACAGGCGACGGGGTACATCGCCGCCAAACAGGAGTGGGAGTACCCCGCGCTGGGCGACGACCAGGTCCACGGCGAGTACCCCACCGGCGAGACCGTCGAGTCGGACCTGGAGAACGACGAGTACCACGACATCTGGCAGTTCTACCTCCCGCGGCTCTGTAACCACTGCAAGAACCCGGCCTGTCTCGCGGGCTGTCCGCGCCAGGCCATCTACAAGCGCGAGGAGGACGGTATCGTCCTGCTGGACCAGGAGCGCTGTCGGGGCTACCGCCGGTGTGTGAAAGCCTGTCCGTACCACAAGCCGATGTACAACCCCGAGACGGGGATCACCGAGAAGCCGGTCGGCTGTTACCCCCGGATCGAGGAGGGCAACGTCCCCCGGTGTGTCTCCTCGTGTATCGGCAAGACCAGACTGCACGGCAACATCAACCGTGGCCCCGACGCGGGCCACGCCGGCGGCAAGAAGTCGGCGGCCGACGGCCGCTCGCCGATCAACCACCTGGTCCACTCCGACGAGAAGGTGGCCCTGCCGCTGTACCCCCAGTTCGGGACCCAGCCGCAGGTGTTCTACATGCCCCCCTATCACGTCCCGCCGGAGTTCCTGACCCAGATGTTCACCCCCAACACCGAGCAAAAGCACAACGACTGGCCGGGGTCGACCTACGAGGAGTCCGTCCGGATCGTTCAGGAACGGGCCAGAGACCCGAGTCACCACACGCTCGGGATCCTCCAGTTGTTCGGGGCGACGACACGGCTCATCGAGACCTACACGGTCAAGGAGAACAAAGTGAAGGGGTGGGACCAGGACGGCGAGAAGGTCGTCGACGTGCCCATCTACGAG
- a CDS encoding molybdopterin-containing oxidoreductase family protein, which translates to MTLSRRDFLSAAGAGAVGALVGSGWGASQATDPVTDVDNPLKAYPNREWEQVYRDIYAYDDVDWTVCHPNCTQSCALNFYMKNGVPIRAEQVYHNEEPSVGPSGYEDAGVSQAWNPRGCMKGLTLHRRTYEPSRIKYPMVRKGWSPDDPNPEGRGEDEFERVSWDEALDLLAEKMARLEDNKQFHIFNAIKADGLFTRHGAGRRLASIFGGCEWTEYDWYADLPPGHVITTGYQTSDADASAWRQADYTIIQGKNLIHNKLADNHFLQETRERGGEMVGIYPDYSPTVQKCDRWLPVRPGSDPAVPLGMAHVIIDEGLYDAEFMRKFTSLPLLVREDDGKYLRAHEVFSDHEPPAEADEHDWGEFVVLDQSGSPVPMDRESVGEEMPATPRLDVDTDVSLAAGESVSVRSDFARQRDNVMANYDPETVAEITTIPADALRKTAREFADAERAQWFTGEGTNHWFHANDSLQRSIFFVQSMLGNIGSPGKGYYNYSGQYKIELLDGYPHYVNPDGHAAHGMYPGYAFAFFGGEQLDPHAIRGDFDEDLDLVPQGDADEPVMPKGADSYTMSKPTVLWTMNCNLLNQTKHQEHVIENFVKHPETGNDLFVVSDMHMTYSARHADIVLPVPSWLECDYPDITVGPENPFVHMDHGIMDPIYDTKQDGEAIALLAETLDEKIPPEDRNVDSYRSYFDKFLDDDKDPVEYIRETFDKGMTTRSIDVEDLRDGPERLDLKTYPRIPFYSQIHEDRPFYTKTGRMEFHKEEDRFLELGRDDLDHIESVEGTPYGVNQRWDEAKDEENPLYHEEGNQFYYNTPHPKYRTHSSWGMTDWNLIWSARDFGSVSADPEGTDRLVDDFSFPQGDGETADAPPLGEPFVEIHPEDAADIDVENGDYVRISGKRGDLVVRAMVSERQRPRSAGDMGQLTLWHGWWPQQFPDDEADDDSIKGYNTMTNIWLDPLQETDELVHKAVFGDPNVAEEIDEEIVWHGAELEHGYEETVWAPTGTNRDDLVDVEKYAEADWWPGDARRDDLVQDYIGGSLQGGDS; encoded by the coding sequence GTGACACTCTCCAGACGTGACTTCCTGAGCGCCGCCGGTGCTGGCGCCGTCGGTGCCCTCGTCGGCAGCGGGTGGGGGGCCTCACAGGCCACCGACCCGGTCACGGACGTGGACAACCCGCTCAAGGCCTACCCCAACCGCGAGTGGGAACAGGTGTACCGCGACATCTACGCCTACGACGATGTCGACTGGACGGTCTGTCACCCCAACTGTACGCAGTCGTGTGCGCTGAACTTCTACATGAAAAACGGCGTCCCGATCCGCGCCGAGCAGGTCTACCACAACGAGGAGCCCTCGGTCGGCCCCTCGGGGTACGAGGACGCCGGCGTCAGCCAGGCCTGGAACCCCCGGGGGTGTATGAAGGGACTGACGCTGCACCGCCGCACGTACGAGCCCTCACGGATCAAGTATCCGATGGTCCGCAAGGGGTGGTCACCCGACGACCCCAACCCCGAGGGCCGGGGCGAAGACGAGTTCGAACGGGTCTCCTGGGACGAGGCGCTGGACCTGCTGGCCGAGAAGATGGCCCGGTTGGAGGACAACAAGCAGTTCCACATCTTCAACGCGATCAAGGCCGACGGGCTGTTTACCCGTCACGGCGCCGGCCGACGGCTCGCGTCGATCTTCGGCGGCTGTGAGTGGACCGAGTACGACTGGTACGCCGACCTGCCGCCGGGCCACGTCATCACGACGGGCTACCAGACCAGCGACGCCGACGCCTCGGCGTGGCGGCAGGCCGACTACACGATCATCCAGGGCAAGAACCTCATCCACAACAAACTGGCGGACAACCACTTCCTGCAGGAGACCCGCGAGCGCGGCGGGGAGATGGTCGGCATCTACCCGGACTACTCCCCGACCGTCCAGAAGTGCGACCGCTGGCTTCCGGTTCGGCCGGGCAGCGATCCCGCGGTCCCGCTGGGGATGGCCCACGTCATCATCGACGAAGGGCTGTACGACGCCGAGTTCATGCGCAAGTTCACGAGCCTCCCGCTCCTGGTCCGGGAAGACGACGGGAAGTACCTCCGTGCCCACGAGGTGTTCTCCGACCACGAACCGCCGGCGGAGGCGGACGAACACGACTGGGGCGAGTTCGTCGTCCTCGATCAGTCGGGATCGCCGGTCCCGATGGATCGGGAGTCGGTCGGCGAGGAGATGCCAGCGACGCCACGACTCGATGTCGACACCGACGTATCGTTGGCAGCGGGTGAGAGCGTCTCCGTCCGCAGCGACTTCGCCCGCCAGCGGGACAACGTGATGGCGAACTACGATCCCGAGACGGTCGCGGAGATCACGACGATCCCGGCCGACGCGCTGAGGAAGACCGCCCGGGAGTTCGCCGACGCCGAGCGTGCCCAGTGGTTCACCGGCGAGGGGACCAACCACTGGTTCCACGCCAACGACTCGCTCCAGCGCTCGATCTTCTTCGTCCAGTCGATGCTCGGCAACATCGGCAGCCCGGGGAAGGGTTACTACAACTACTCGGGCCAGTACAAGATCGAACTGCTGGACGGCTACCCCCACTACGTCAACCCCGACGGCCACGCCGCCCACGGGATGTACCCCGGCTACGCCTTCGCTTTCTTCGGCGGCGAGCAACTGGACCCCCACGCGATCCGCGGGGACTTCGACGAGGACCTCGATCTCGTGCCACAGGGCGACGCCGACGAGCCCGTGATGCCGAAAGGCGCCGACTCGTACACGATGTCGAAGCCGACGGTCCTGTGGACGATGAACTGCAACCTCCTGAACCAGACCAAACACCAGGAGCACGTCATCGAGAACTTCGTCAAACACCCCGAGACTGGCAACGACCTGTTCGTCGTCTCGGACATGCACATGACCTACTCGGCCCGTCACGCCGACATCGTGCTTCCCGTCCCCTCCTGGCTCGAATGTGACTACCCCGACATCACGGTCGGCCCGGAGAACCCCTTCGTCCACATGGACCACGGCATCATGGACCCGATCTACGACACCAAACAGGACGGGGAGGCCATCGCCTTGCTGGCCGAGACACTCGACGAGAAGATTCCACCGGAGGACCGCAACGTCGACTCCTATCGCTCGTACTTCGATAAGTTCCTCGACGACGACAAAGACCCCGTCGAGTACATCCGCGAGACCTTCGACAAGGGGATGACCACACGGAGTATCGATGTCGAGGATCTCCGGGACGGCCCGGAACGGTTGGACCTGAAGACGTATCCGCGCATCCCGTTCTACTCGCAGATCCACGAGGACCGCCCGTTCTACACCAAGACCGGCCGGATGGAGTTCCACAAGGAGGAAGACCGCTTCCTCGAACTCGGCCGGGACGACTTAGACCACATCGAGAGCGTCGAGGGAACACCCTACGGCGTGAACCAGCGGTGGGACGAGGCCAAAGACGAGGAGAACCCGCTCTACCACGAGGAGGGCAACCAGTTCTACTACAACACTCCCCATCCGAAGTACCGGACCCACTCCTCGTGGGGGATGACCGACTGGAACCTCATCTGGTCGGCCCGTGACTTCGGGAGCGTCAGCGCCGATCCGGAGGGAACCGATCGCCTGGTCGACGACTTCTCGTTCCCGCAGGGCGACGGCGAGACGGCCGACGCGCCGCCGCTCGGCGAACCGTTCGTCGAGATCCACCCGGAGGACGCGGCCGACATCGATGTCGAGAACGGCGACTACGTCCGCATCTCCGGGAAGCGGGGCGACCTCGTGGTCCGGGCGATGGTCAGCGAGCGCCAGCGGCCCCGCTCGGCCGGCGACATGGGGCAGTTGACCCTCTGGCACGGCTGGTGGCCCCAGCAGTTCCCGGACGACGAGGCCGACGACGACAGCATCAAGGGGTACAACACGATGACGAACATCTGGCTCGACCCGCTCCAGGAGACCGACGAACTGGTCCACAAAGCGGTCTTCGGTGACCCGAACGTCGCCGAAGAGATCGACGAGGAGATCGTCTGGCACGGCGCCGAACTGGAACACGGCTACGAGGAGACGGTGTGGGCGCCGACGGGGACCAACCGCGACGACCTCGTCGACGTGGAGAAGTACGCCGAGGCCGACTGGTGGCCCGGCGACGCCCGCCGGGACGACCTGGTCCAGGACTACATCGGTGGCAGTCTCCAGGGGGGTGACAGCTGA